Genomic window (Bacillus pumilus):
GATGAAATGATCGACCGATTTGGTGAATATCCGCAAGAAGTGGCGGACTTATTTACGATTGCGACGATGAAAGTATACGCAATACAAGAACGAGTCGAACTGATCAAGATGGAAAAAGGCATTGTCAGGCTCACTCTTGAAGAGCAAGCAAGCAGTGAAATCGACGGTCAAAAATTATTTGCGCTCGGCAGTAAATATGGGCGTGATATTGGATTAGGAATGGAAGGCAGCAAGCTAATTATTTCTGTCCAGACAAAAGGCAAGAAGTCGGAGGAATGGCTTGAGATCGTTCTGAATATGCTTCGAGGCCTTCAAGATGTGAAAAAAGAAACCATTCCATCTTCATAAAATTTTGTTTGTCTCTCGTGTATATTACGTTTGATGTGACGGATACTAATCTCAGGGTCAAGTGGTGAATGTTGCATAAAGTGGACGCTTTTGTTCCATTCACCCAACACATCATCAAACGAAAGAGAGGCAGCAGTGAATGAAAGCAACTGGTATTGTACGCCGCATCGATGATCTAGGTAGAGTGGTTATTCCAAAGGAGATTCGCAGAACATTGCGCATCCGGGAAGGAGATCCACTTGAAATTTTCGTCGACCGCGATGGAGAAGTGATTTTGAAGAAATATTCGCCGATTAGTGAGCTAGGGGACTTTGCGAAGGAATATGCTGATGCATTATTCGACAGTTTGGGTCATTCCATCCTGATCTGTGATCGAGATACGTATATTGCTGTATCCGGTAGTTCGAAAAAAGAGTACTTAAACAAATCTATCAGTGATTTACTTGAACGAACAATGGACCAGCGTAATTCTGTGTTAGAAGAAAGCAAAAAAGAAATTCAACTTGTCGATGGTATTGATGATGACGTATCTGCTTATACCATTGCACCTATTGTTGCAAACGGAGATCCGATTGGCGCCGTCGTGTTATTTTCTAAAGAGCGTTCAATGGGAGAAGTGGAGCATAAAGCGGCAGAAACGGCAGCTGGCTTCTTAGCCCGTCAAATGGAACACTAGGTCTAATATTTCTATATCATCTTGATAAGAACGAATGCCGACGAAATCATTTGATTTTGTCGGCGTTTTTTATATGGGATGAAACAAAATGAGGAATGTGTCGTCTACTCCTTAGAAAGAAACGGCTTTTTAGGAACGTATGATATAATGAGTGCGTTTAACTGTAGATCTATTTTTTGATTGAACATAAAGGAGTCATCCATGAAAAATGCTGTGAATCAGCCGCATTGGCTTTTCCAGGGTGCGGTGATTTTGACCATCGCAGGTTTGTTATCAAAGGTACTAAGTGCCATTTATCGTGTCCCTTTCCAAAACATCGTTGGGGACACAGGGTTTTATATTTATCAGCAAGTATACCCCTTCCTAGGCATTGCCATCATGCTCGGCACCACAGGGTTTCCTGTCATGGTGTCCAAGCTTCTGAGTGAGCATGGGGAAGAGAATCGACGGATCATTATAAGGGTATCCTTGGTCTATATCACGTTACTGAGCTTGGTCTTATTTCTTTGTCTTTACATAGGGGCAGGAAGAATTGCGAGCCTTATGGCGGACAGTCAATTAATTCTGCTCATCCAAATGAGTGCTTTTGTATTTTTATTTCTGCCGCTTACTGTAATGCTGAGGGGAGTTTTTCAGAGTGGCGGTATGATGCTTCCCACCGCTATTTCTCAACTTGTTGAGCAGCTCATTAGGGTAGGTGTTTTGCTTGTATTATCCTTCTATTTCGTGAGGCACGGTTATTCGCTTTATGAAACAGGTGCGGGTGCGGTATTCTCCTCCATCGCAGGCAGTACGGCCTCACTCATACTGCTTCTTTTCCTTTGGCTGACTTACAGAAAACAGTCTGCTGCAAGTATGGCAGGCAAACGGGTGACACTTCGGAAAAAGGATGTTTTGAAGAGTTTGGTGCTGTATACATTCACGATTTGTATCAGCGGATTGCTCATTTTATGGATGCAAATGATTGATGCCTTTCACCTATATCCTTTACTGAGGAGCGAGGGTCTGAGTGAAGCCGCGGCAAAGGCGGCAAAAGGTGTGTATGACCGAGGCCAACCATTCTTACAGCTAGGGACGGTGTTTGCTATTAGCATTGGAACCTCTCTTGTACCATTTTTATCGTCGGCCATGCGTAATGGAGAGCATGAAACGATAAGGCAAAAAGTGCGTACATCGTTTAAGACCACGTCCGTTTTAGGCATTGGGTCAGCGGTCGGACTGATTTGTATTCTAGCATCAGTTAATACCATGCTTTTTCGTAATGACTTAGGCACAGATGCGCTGCAAATATTCTGTATTTCCATCGCATTTACATCCATTGCGATTACGCAAATGGCTTTACTTCAGGGACTGGGACATACCGTGTATCCAGCTGTTGTGGTGATCCTGAGTGTACTCGTGAAATGGATACTAACGCTTGCGCTTGTCCCGCTATTTGGCATTCACGGTGCCGCTTGGTCAACCGTATGTGGTTTTCTCGCTGCCGCTCTGCTCAATGCTGTTTATTTGAAGCATAAAGGATGGATTTCATTGAGAGAGCTGTTTCCAGTGAAAATTCTATTATCAGCCGCCTTCATGGCTATTGTCTTAATTGGGTATCAGGCTCTGTTTTCTTGGGTCATTCCCTTTGAAAAACGACCTTTTTCTGTTTTAGAGAGCCTGACGTCAGTTTTTATTGGTGGTTTCGCCTTTTTATATAGTATTCTTAAGCTAGAAGTATTTACGGACGAGGAATGGAGACTCATTCCATTAGGAGAAAAGATTTTATATTTTAAACAGATGAGAGGGAATCAAAATGGCAGGTAAGATTACCGTCGTCGGTCTTGGAGCAGGCGACATGGATCAGCTGACGCTCGGTGTATACAAGCAGCTGAAGCAGGCAAAGGAAGTATTTATGAGAACGCAGGACCATCCGCTTACTCCAGAGTTGATGCAGGAGGTCCCATCTCTGACCTTTTTTGATGAGATTTATGAAAAGCACGATCAATTTGATTCGGTATATCAAGAAATCACTGAAATTTTATTTGCAGAGGCTGCGGAAAAGGATATTGTGTACGCAGTGCCAGGACACCCATTTGTTGCAGAAAAAACCGTACAGCTTCTTGTCGCTCAGCAGCAAGAGCGTGGGATTGAGGTGTCTATTGCAGGGGGCCAAAGTTTTCTGGATGCCACGTTTAACTCCTTGCAGATTGATCCAATCGAGGGCTTACAATTCGTTGATGCAGGAGATATGAGAGCGGATGATCTAAAATTAACCCAACATGTGCTGATTTGTCAGGTATATGATCAGATGACAGCTTCGAATGTGAAACTCACGCTGATGGAAAAGCTTCCTGACGATTATGAAGTCTATCTTGTGACTGCGGCAGGAAGCCGTCAAGAACAGATTAATGCGGTTCCTTTATTTGAACTTGATCGAGATGTGTCGATAAATAACTTAA
Coding sequences:
- a CDS encoding putative polysaccharide biosynthesis protein — encoded protein: MKNAVNQPHWLFQGAVILTIAGLLSKVLSAIYRVPFQNIVGDTGFYIYQQVYPFLGIAIMLGTTGFPVMVSKLLSEHGEENRRIIIRVSLVYITLLSLVLFLCLYIGAGRIASLMADSQLILLIQMSAFVFLFLPLTVMLRGVFQSGGMMLPTAISQLVEQLIRVGVLLVLSFYFVRHGYSLYETGAGAVFSSIAGSTASLILLLFLWLTYRKQSAASMAGKRVTLRKKDVLKSLVLYTFTICISGLLILWMQMIDAFHLYPLLRSEGLSEAAAKAAKGVYDRGQPFLQLGTVFAISIGTSLVPFLSSAMRNGEHETIRQKVRTSFKTTSVLGIGSAVGLICILASVNTMLFRNDLGTDALQIFCISIAFTSIAITQMALLQGLGHTVYPAVVVILSVLVKWILTLALVPLFGIHGAAWSTVCGFLAAALLNAVYLKHKGWISLRELFPVKILLSAAFMAIVLIGYQALFSWVIPFEKRPFSVLESLTSVFIGGFAFLYSILKLEVFTDEEWRLIPLGEKILYFKQMRGNQNGR
- the spoVT gene encoding stage V sporulation protein T; the protein is MKATGIVRRIDDLGRVVIPKEIRRTLRIREGDPLEIFVDRDGEVILKKYSPISELGDFAKEYADALFDSLGHSILICDRDTYIAVSGSSKKEYLNKSISDLLERTMDQRNSVLEESKKEIQLVDGIDDDVSAYTIAPIVANGDPIGAVVLFSKERSMGEVEHKAAETAAGFLARQMEH